Proteins from one Chelonia mydas isolate rCheMyd1 chromosome 14, rCheMyd1.pri.v2, whole genome shotgun sequence genomic window:
- the LOC114022093 gene encoding zinc finger protein 501-like: RECLQSSVQGKTWESQCGSKRLQGNEPGEKVGEAIHGVGGGQALKEPPAQQRIPIRERKNTCAECGKSFLKNAHLVAHWRIHTGEKPYQCLECGKSFNQRSHLVVHERIHTKERPYKCSECGTSFVHSSHLIVHQRNHKGERPYKCLECGKSFTQSSSLNVHQRTHTGDEPQKCLDYGKSFDYRSHLVLHQRINTGEKPHKCFVCGTSFVHKSNLNVHQRIHKGERPYECLDCGRTFKSRSNLSRHQKQHTGEKSYTCTECGEWFVENSGLIKHQRTHTGEKPYKCFECGKSFNWSSNLFAHQRTHTGERPYKCLDCGKSFNQSSTLFQHRRIHTGDKPYKCSDCGKSFIQSSILITHRRIHTGERPYQCLDCWKTFNQSSELISHRRIHTGERLYSCLVCGKSFNWSSALTTHQRIHTGEKPYECTGCGKSFSRSSTLARHQRLHAGENPLNVEEASAGL, encoded by the coding sequence AGGGAATGTTTGCAGAGTTCTGTGCAGGGGAAAACCTGGGAGAGTCAGTGCGGGTCAAAGAGGCTGCAGGGAAATGAGCCTGGGGAAAAAGTGGGTGAAGCAATTCATGGTGTGGGAGGAGGCCAGGCGCTCAAGGAACCCCCTGCCCAGCAGAGAATCCccatcagagagagaaaaaacacatgcgccgaatgtgggaaaagcttccttAAGAACGCACACCTTGTTGCGCACTGGAGGATCCACACGGGAGAAAAACCTTATCAGTGCcttgaatgtgggaaaagcttcaatcagcgCTCACACCTTGTGGTGCATGAGCGAATCCACACCaaagagagaccctataaatgcagCGAGTGCGGGACAAGCTTTGTTCACAGCTCCCACCTTATCGTGCATCAGAGGAACCACAAGggggagagaccctataaatgcctcgagtgcgggaaaagcttcactcagagctcGAGCCTGAATGtgcatcagagaacccacacaggagatgAACCTCAAAAATGCCTTGACTATGGGAAAAGCTTCGATTACCGATCGCACCTTGTACTGCATCAGAGGATcaacacaggggagaaaccccaTAAATGCTTCGTCTGTGGCACCAGCTTCGTTCACAAATCAAACCTGAACgtgcaccagagaatccacaagGGAGAGAGACCTTACGAATGCCTTGACTGTGGGAGAACATTCAAATCCAGATCAAACCTTAGCAGGCATCAGAAACAACACACAGGAGAGAAATCCTATACGTGCACTGAGTGTGGGGAGTGGTTTGTTGAGAACTCCGGccttattaaacatcagagaacccacacgggggaaaaaccctataaatgctttgaatgtgggaaaagtttcaactGGAGCTCAAACCTGTTtgcacatcagagaacccacaccgGCGAGAGACcgtataaatgcttggactgcgggaaaagcttcaatcagagctcaacCCTCTTTCAACATcggaggatccacacaggagacaAACCCTATAAATGCTCCGACTGCGGGAAAAGTTTCATTCAGAGCTCCATTCTTATTACGCATCGgcgaatccacacgggagaaagGCCCTACCAATGCCTCGACTGTTGGAAGACATTCAATCAGAGTTCGGAACTGATTTCTCACCGGCGAATCCACACGGGGGAGAGGCTGTATAGCTGCCTtgtctgtgggaaaagcttcaactGGAGCTCAGCGCTTACTACGCATCAGAGGATTCACACCGGAGAAAAACCTTATGAATGCACCggctgtgggaaaagtttcagccGGAGCTCCACCCTTGCTAGACACCAGAGGCTGCACGCTGGAGAGAATCCCTTGAATGTGGAAGAAGCATCAGCTGGGCTCTGA
- the LOC102938875 gene encoding zinc finger protein 664 isoform X1, with protein sequence MQENYETVTSPAVPLSPGTGNDSCLDSLSVPAAGKMVSENGEENPRQEGLGQAELRRVLSVTSERNFPQSHTQDSGNQCGSERQLGNQPGENVTQAIHRVGGCNDLKETTVQPRIHARERDNTCVECGKTFHWRSYLIRHQRTHTGEKSYKCLDCGKSFSQSSLLIRHQRTHTGERPYKCLECGKSFSDNSHLIAHHRIHTGERPYKCLECGKSFIQSSVLVAHQRIHTGERPYKCPDCGESFSRTSELIVHHRIHTGEEPYKCLDCGKTFNRNSNFVVHQRLHTGERPCKCLHCGKSFRQSSNLIAHQRIHTGEKPYNCLECGKSFIQSSQLITHQRLHRGEKPYKCSDCGKGFNLSSSLIRHQGIHTGEKPYYCLHCGKSFSQSSQLIVHQRIHAGAKP encoded by the exons atgcaggagaactacgagaCGGTGACCTCGCCGG CAG TTCCCCTTTCGCCTGGCACCGGGAACGACTCgtgtctggattctctctctgtcccagcagctGGTAAGATGGTGAGTGAGAACGGGGAGGAGAATCCACGGCAGGAAGGCCTTGGACAAGCGGAACTGCGCAGAGTGTTATCAGTGACATCAGAAAGGAACTTTCCCCAGAGTCACACACAGGACTCCGGAAATCAATGCGGGtcagagaggcagctgggaaacCAGCCAGGGGAGAACGTGACTCAAGCCATTCACCGTGTGGGAGGATGCAACGATCTCAAAGAAACCACAGTCCAGCCGAGAATCCACGCCAGAGAGAGAGATAATACGTGTGtggagtgcgggaaaacctttcATTGGCGTTCCTATcttattagacatcagagaacccacacaggggagaaatCCTATAAATGCCTcgattgtgggaaaagcttcagtcagagctcACTTCTCATTAGACATCAGCGAACCCACACGGGAGAAAGACCCTATAAGTGCCTCgaatgtgggaaaagtttcagtgaCAACTCGCACCTCATCGCCCATCACAGAATCCACACGGGCGAAAGGCCCTACAAATGCCTTGAGTgcgggaaaagtttcatacagagcTCCGTTCTTGTTgcccatcagagaatccacacaggagaaagaccctataaatgccccgACTGTGGGGAAAGCTTCAGTCGGACCTCAGAGCTGATTGTGCATCACAGAATCCACACGGGCGAGGAACCCTACAAATGCCTGGACTGTGGAAAGACTTTCAATCGGAACTCCAACTTTGTGGTACATCAGAGACTGCACACGGGGGAGAGGCCCTGTAAATGCctgcactgtgggaaaagcttcaggcagagctccaacctgattgcacatcagagaatccacacgggagagaaaccctacaacTGCCtagaatgtgggaaaagcttcattcagaGCTCACAGCTCATTACCCACCAGAGACTGCACAGGGGGGAGAAACCCTACAAATGCTCGGACTGTGGGAAAGGTTTCAACCTGAGCTCCAGCCTCATTAGACATCAgggaatccacacgggagagaaaccctattACTGCCTTcactgcgggaaaagcttcagccagagctcccaaCTCATTGTGCACCAGAGAATCCACGCAGGAGCCAAACCCTGA
- the LOC102938875 gene encoding zinc finger protein 664 isoform X2, with protein sequence MQENYETVTSPVPLSPGTGNDSCLDSLSVPAAGKMVSENGEENPRQEGLGQAELRRVLSVTSERNFPQSHTQDSGNQCGSERQLGNQPGENVTQAIHRVGGCNDLKETTVQPRIHARERDNTCVECGKTFHWRSYLIRHQRTHTGEKSYKCLDCGKSFSQSSLLIRHQRTHTGERPYKCLECGKSFSDNSHLIAHHRIHTGERPYKCLECGKSFIQSSVLVAHQRIHTGERPYKCPDCGESFSRTSELIVHHRIHTGEEPYKCLDCGKTFNRNSNFVVHQRLHTGERPCKCLHCGKSFRQSSNLIAHQRIHTGEKPYNCLECGKSFIQSSQLITHQRLHRGEKPYKCSDCGKGFNLSSSLIRHQGIHTGEKPYYCLHCGKSFSQSSQLIVHQRIHAGAKP encoded by the exons atgcaggagaactacgagaCGGTGACCTCGCCGG TTCCCCTTTCGCCTGGCACCGGGAACGACTCgtgtctggattctctctctgtcccagcagctGGTAAGATGGTGAGTGAGAACGGGGAGGAGAATCCACGGCAGGAAGGCCTTGGACAAGCGGAACTGCGCAGAGTGTTATCAGTGACATCAGAAAGGAACTTTCCCCAGAGTCACACACAGGACTCCGGAAATCAATGCGGGtcagagaggcagctgggaaacCAGCCAGGGGAGAACGTGACTCAAGCCATTCACCGTGTGGGAGGATGCAACGATCTCAAAGAAACCACAGTCCAGCCGAGAATCCACGCCAGAGAGAGAGATAATACGTGTGtggagtgcgggaaaacctttcATTGGCGTTCCTATcttattagacatcagagaacccacacaggggagaaatCCTATAAATGCCTcgattgtgggaaaagcttcagtcagagctcACTTCTCATTAGACATCAGCGAACCCACACGGGAGAAAGACCCTATAAGTGCCTCgaatgtgggaaaagtttcagtgaCAACTCGCACCTCATCGCCCATCACAGAATCCACACGGGCGAAAGGCCCTACAAATGCCTTGAGTgcgggaaaagtttcatacagagcTCCGTTCTTGTTgcccatcagagaatccacacaggagaaagaccctataaatgccccgACTGTGGGGAAAGCTTCAGTCGGACCTCAGAGCTGATTGTGCATCACAGAATCCACACGGGCGAGGAACCCTACAAATGCCTGGACTGTGGAAAGACTTTCAATCGGAACTCCAACTTTGTGGTACATCAGAGACTGCACACGGGGGAGAGGCCCTGTAAATGCctgcactgtgggaaaagcttcaggcagagctccaacctgattgcacatcagagaatccacacgggagagaaaccctacaacTGCCtagaatgtgggaaaagcttcattcagaGCTCACAGCTCATTACCCACCAGAGACTGCACAGGGGGGAGAAACCCTACAAATGCTCGGACTGTGGGAAAGGTTTCAACCTGAGCTCCAGCCTCATTAGACATCAgggaatccacacgggagagaaaccctattACTGCCTTcactgcgggaaaagcttcagccagagctcccaaCTCATTGTGCACCAGAGAATCCACGCAGGAGCCAAACCCTGA
- the MGAT1 gene encoding alpha-1,3-mannosyl-glycoprotein 2-beta-N-acetylglucosaminyltransferase, whose product MLKKSSLVLWGVVLFVAWNALLLFFLWTRPPAFDDHSHLTEEVIRLAQDAELELEHQKDLLRQIHRYSALWSKKRKKVEEAGRLPPPAAASNAGALPATEAVPHRPRASPDAVLPVVVIACDRSTVRRCLDKLLHYRPSRERFPIIVSQDCGHEETARVIASYGEAVMHIKQPDLSDISVPTDHRKFQGYYKIARHYRWALSQVFRTFQYQAAIVVEDDLEVAPDFFEYFQAAFPLLLADPSLWCISAWNDNGKEQMVEAGRPELLYRTDFFPGLGWLLLSELWDELEPKWPRAFWDDWMRQPEQRRSRSCIRPEVSRTMTFGRKGVSHGQFFDQYLKFIKLNDRFVPFTQLDLSYLKKEEYERSFLPKVYGAPELRVEELQGNQRRELGTVRVQYSSRDSFKAFAKALGVMDDLKSGVPRAGYRGIVSFLYRGRRVYLAPPSDWTGYDPSWS is encoded by the coding sequence ATGCTGAAGAAGAGCAGCCTGGTCCTCTGGGGCGTGGTGCTGTTTGTGGCCTGGAACGCCctgctccttttcttcctgtggaCCCGGCCCCCGGCCTTCGACGACCATAGCCACTTGACCGAGGAGGTCATCCGGCTGGCCCAGGACgctgagctggagctggagcaccaGAAGGACCTGCTGCGGCAGATCCACCGGTACAGCGCCCTCTGGagcaagaagaggaagaaggtgGAGGAGGCGGGTCGGCTCCCGCCGCCCGCTGCCGCCTCCAACGCTGGGGCTTTGCCCGCCACGGAGGCCGTCCCGCACCGGCCCCGGGCCTCCCCAGACGCGGTCCTGCCTGTGGTGGTGATCGCCTGTGACCGCAGCACGGTGCGCCGGTGTCTCGACAAGCTGCTGCACTACCGGCCGTCCCGGGAGCGCTTCCCCATCATTGTGAGCCAGGACTGCGGGCACGAGGAGACGGCGCGGGTCATCGCCTCCTATGGCGAGGCGGTGATGCACATCAAGCAGCCGGACCTGAGCGACATCTCGGTGCCCACGGACCACCGCAAGTTCCAGGGCTACTACAAGATCGCCCGGCACTACCGCTGGGCCCTGAGCCAGGTTTTCCGCACCTTCCAGTACCAGGCGGCCATTGTGGTAGAGGACGACCTGGAAGTGGCTCCAGATTTCTTCGAGTACTTCCAGGCGGCCTTCCCGCTCCTGTTGGCCGACCCCAGCCTCTGGTGCATCTCAGCCTGGAATGATAACGGCAAGGAGCAGATGGTGGAGGCTGGCCGGCCGGAGCTGCTCTACCGTACGGACTTCTTCCCCggcctgggctggctgctgctgtcaGAGCTGTGGGACGAGCTGGAGCCCAAGTGGCCCAGGGCCTTCTGGGACGATTGGATGAGGCAGCCGGAGCAGCGGCGCAGCCGCTCCTGCATTAGGCCCGAGGTCTCCCGCACCATGACCTTCGGCCGCAAGGGCGTGAGCCATGGGCAGTTCTTCGACCAATACCTGAAGTTCATCAAGCTCAACGACCGCTTCGTGCCTTTCACCCAGCTGGACCTCTCCTACCTCAAGAAGGAGGAGTACGAGCGCTCATTCCTGCCCAAGGTCTACGGCGCCCCTGAGCTGCGggtggaggagctgcagggcaaCCAGCGCCGGGAACTGGGCACCGTCCGCGTGCAGTACAGCAGCCGCGACTCCTTCAAGGCCTTTGCCAAGGCCCTGGGTGTTATGGATGATCTCAAGTCAGGGGTGCCCCGCGCTGGCTACCGCGGCATCGTCAGCTTTCTCTACCGTGGCCGGCGGGTCTACCTGGCTCCCCCTTCTGACTGGACGGGCTATGACCCCAGTTGGAGTTAG